The following proteins are encoded in a genomic region of Acidimicrobiales bacterium:
- a CDS encoding SDR family NAD(P)-dependent oxidoreductase: MTGGAGGLGAATVRRLTEAGLGVVVFDQNADGSEKLVSELGRGAAVSGDVTSEDDVAAAVAAAEAMGPLAVVVNVAGGATGGGRTLSRDNSPHSMEVFTSTMAMNAFGTFNVTRMAASAMAANEPDENGQRGVVVNTASIAGLEGQAGQVAYGAAKAAILGMTLPIARDLAPVGIRVCAIAPGTMGTPIMMSINDEMKEKLTSSIQFPKRMGKPEEFAQLVLSIVENPYLNGENIRLDGALRFPPK; the protein is encoded by the coding sequence GTGACCGGCGGCGCCGGCGGACTGGGTGCGGCGACAGTTCGTCGGCTCACCGAGGCGGGTCTGGGCGTGGTCGTGTTCGACCAGAACGCCGACGGCTCGGAGAAGCTGGTCAGCGAGCTCGGACGGGGCGCCGCGGTGTCCGGCGACGTGACGAGCGAGGACGACGTCGCGGCCGCCGTCGCCGCCGCCGAGGCCATGGGCCCCCTGGCGGTGGTCGTGAACGTGGCCGGCGGCGCCACGGGCGGGGGCCGCACGCTCTCGCGTGACAACTCGCCGCACTCGATGGAGGTGTTCACGTCGACCATGGCGATGAACGCCTTCGGCACGTTCAACGTCACCCGGATGGCGGCGTCGGCCATGGCCGCCAACGAGCCGGACGAGAACGGCCAGCGAGGCGTGGTGGTCAACACCGCGTCGATCGCCGGCCTCGAGGGCCAGGCCGGGCAGGTGGCCTACGGCGCCGCCAAGGCCGCCATCCTCGGCATGACCCTTCCCATCGCCCGGGACCTCGCCCCCGTGGGCATCCGGGTGTGCGCCATCGCCCCGGGCACCATGGGGACGCCCATCATGATGAGCATCAACGACGAGATGAAGGAGAAGCTCACCTCGAGCATCCAGTTCCCCAAGCGGATGGGCAAGCCCGAGGAGTTCGCCCAACTGGTGTTGAGCATCGTCGAGAACCCCTACCTGAACGGCGAGAACATCCGCCTCGACGGGGCCCTGCGGTTCCCGCCGAAGTAG
- a CDS encoding phosphotransferase family protein, which translates to MSDTGRLFGDLDAPTIDTAALGAWMDTQDLPGSGAPGARYISGGSQNEIYEITRGDLRAVLRIPPPTAPDSRDAGIMREWRIIEALDGTDVPHTEAVAVCDDPSVLGRTFYMMGFVDGWSPMDAPDWPSPFLEDVEARRGLAFELVEGIARLSRVDWQGRGLGDLGRPDGFHDRQVPRWTAFLERIKGRELPGFDEATAWLDTHRPIDFVPGLMHGDYQFANVMFRHGAPARLAAIVDWEMGTVGDPKLDLAWVVQSWPEDTSEVEGGYVDLTGMPGRSELLAHYAEASGRQVDDIDYYNVLARWKLAIVLEQGFQRAGDDPKLNMFGDIVLGLMAGAAELAASTDYDVRA; encoded by the coding sequence GTGAGCGACACCGGACGGCTCTTCGGCGACCTCGACGCCCCCACCATCGACACCGCCGCCCTCGGCGCGTGGATGGACACCCAGGACCTCCCCGGCTCCGGGGCCCCGGGGGCTCGCTACATCTCGGGCGGCAGCCAGAACGAGATCTACGAGATCACCCGCGGCGACCTGCGGGCCGTGTTGCGCATCCCCCCGCCGACGGCCCCCGACAGCCGCGACGCCGGGATCATGCGCGAATGGCGCATCATCGAGGCCCTCGACGGCACCGACGTGCCCCACACCGAGGCCGTAGCGGTGTGCGACGACCCGTCGGTGCTCGGCCGCACCTTCTACATGATGGGCTTCGTCGACGGGTGGTCGCCCATGGACGCCCCCGACTGGCCGTCACCGTTCCTGGAGGACGTGGAGGCCCGCCGGGGCCTGGCCTTCGAGCTCGTCGAGGGGATCGCCCGGCTGTCGAGGGTCGACTGGCAGGGGCGGGGGCTCGGCGACCTCGGTCGTCCCGACGGGTTCCACGACCGCCAGGTGCCGCGGTGGACCGCGTTCCTCGAGAGGATCAAGGGCCGTGAGCTCCCCGGCTTCGACGAGGCCACCGCCTGGCTCGACACGCATCGCCCGATCGACTTCGTGCCCGGGCTCATGCACGGCGACTACCAGTTCGCCAACGTCATGTTCCGCCACGGCGCACCGGCGCGGCTGGCGGCCATCGTCGACTGGGAGATGGGGACCGTCGGGGACCCCAAGCTCGACCTGGCCTGGGTCGTGCAGAGCTGGCCGGAGGACACGAGCGAGGTCGAGGGCGGCTACGTCGACCTCACCGGGATGCCCGGACGCTCCGAGCTGCTCGCCCACTACGCCGAGGCGTCCGGACGCCAGGTCGACGACATCGACTACTACAACGTGCTGGCCCGCTGGAAGCTGGCCATCGTGTTGGAGCAGGGCTTCCAGCGCGCCGGCGACGACCCCAAGCTGAACATGTTCGGCGACATCGTCCTCGGGCTGATGGCCGGCGCCGCCGAGCTCGCCGCGAGCACCGACTACGACGTACGGGCCTGA